The sequence below is a genomic window from Parcubacteria group bacterium.
ACGAACTTTCGAACCTGCGCATTCATTACACTAACGATAAGCGTCCTTGGACCCAAGGTCTGGCCCGCAATGCCGGCGCCAAATTAGCGAAGGGAGAGTATCTTTTTTTTACAGATATTGACCACATAATTTCAAAAGAAGCTATTGAAGCGGTTTATGAATTTACGGGCGATAAAATGGTTTTTCCGCGCCACTTCGGAGTTTTACTGGAAGACGGCGTTCTTTCCCAAGAGCCATCAGTTTTAGAAGAGTATGGCATGGATATGGGAAGGCTGAAAACTGAAAGGGGCTTATACGCCAGCGTTCACGGGAATACTTATGCTATAAAAAAGACGACATTCGAAAGGATTGGGGGCTATTCGGCCAGATACTGCACTTACGGCCACCACGCTCCTTCAAGAGGAGGAGAAGACGGTCATTTTAATCATTTGTGGAATCGTTATGCCAAAGCTAACGGTATACAATCAATTTGGGGCCCCAAGATATATATTTTCCCAATCGGCCAATATCATGTGCGAGGTGATTTAAATCCCAAAGGTTTATTTCATAATTTAAGCCATGATCAGGCCCCGCAGCCTCTAAAAGAATGAAAATCGTAATTTATGAAATACAACCTAAGCATTCTTATCCCCGCTCGCAACGAAGAATTCCTCAAAAAAACAATTGAGGATATTTTGAGCAACATTGAAGGAAATACGGAAATTATCGCCGTCTTAGACGGCTATGAGACAGAACTGCCGGACGATCCAAGATTGAAAGTAATATGCAATCCGGAAAGCAAGGGCCAACGGGCCGCTACCAACCAGGCCTGCCGGCTTTCGGAAGCAAAATATATAATGAAATGCGACGCTCATTGCGCTTTTGACAAAGGATTTGACGTCAAGATGACAGCCGAAATGAAAGATAACTGGACGATGATTCCGGTTATGAGGAATCTCCATGCTTTTAATTGGGTTTGTCCGGACGGGCATAGCAGATACCAAAGTCCTTCCGGCCCGTGCAAAGAGTGCGGCAAGCCCACAATCAAGGATGTGGTCTGGATAGCGAAAA
It includes:
- a CDS encoding glycosyltransferase family 2 protein gives rise to the protein MNPTKISIIIAIYNSHGAVARQVKHFKAMNLPDDIEFIFMDDGSNPPHKIEDYELSNLRIHYTNDKRPWTQGLARNAGAKLAKGEYLFFTDIDHIISKEAIEAVYEFTGDKMVFPRHFGVLLEDGVLSQEPSVLEEYGMDMGRLKTERGLYASVHGNTYAIKKTTFERIGGYSARYCTYGHHAPSRGGEDGHFNHLWNRYAKANGIQSIWGPKIYIFPIGQYHVRGDLNPKGLFHNLSHDQAPQPLKE